The segment GTAGACTTTTTGGAAGTAATAATGACGCCCAAGTCCCACAGTGCCCGACGTGTGGTGGTGCGGACTTCAGGCAGATCGCCCAGAATTTCTGCCAGCAATTGTTCTGTCAGGCGTTGGATCTCTTCCGCACTGTTCAGATTTTTTTCCGGATCAACCATTCCTGCAAGAACATCTGCCAGATTGTCGACCGCAGGATCGCGCTGCCAGACAGCTTTGGCAAGTTCTTCCAGCCCTTTGTCGATTGCTTCCTGGGCAAAATGCACCTTTTTGGGACGGAAGGGATGAAAAAGATCATCCACCTGTCGCTGCGAAATCGCACCTTCCAGTGCGGTACGCAACGAATCGGTCAGGCCGCCCTGCAAATCGATCAGTTTGATGGCCGTTTTTTTCTTTTCTTCCAGATCGGCAATGGCGGCGATGCGCTTGGCAATCGTGCGAATGGTTTCGGCGGATTGCCCACCAACGTCCTTTCGGCGGTAACGGGCAAGATAGCCCGCGTCAAAACCCGCACGCAATAACGATTGAATCCGTTCCAGAAGATCAGATTCCAGCTTCATTTCTGTAGCTAAACGTTGAAAATCGATCTTAAATTCTTCGGTCGTGGTCAGCATTTTTTATTTCTTCGAACCAACGGCGGTGCGTTCGCAACATCCTGCGTGACTAAACATTTTATGATAGAACAGACAAAACAACCGTCCAAGTGGGCAAAAATCCGCAAAAAATGCATAACAATGTCGCAAACTAGCCAAAATTGCCCACTTATTCGAGTTCGACTTTTCAAAAACTTGGTTATTGGGGTAGAATCTACCAAATAGGAAATATTTACGGACAGCCCCAGACGACGGTTTGTGGCACGCACATGGTAGGTGGTATGCAGGTTCAATCATATAGTCAAACGAATGAACAATCGTTGGCGCACCCCCAACAGGTGGGACCAATGTCTGCAAATAATTCCACCACCCAAGGTGGGGAAATGCCACCCAGCTTGATCAGCGTTTTTCTGTCCGAAATACTGAAGCGCAAAGCACTTGTGATTTTCTGGCTGCTAGTGACGGCTGCCGCAGCCTTCATGGCGGTGAAAACTTTTGCCAAACCAGTTTATCGTGCCACAGGCAGCTTCATCTACACGCCCAACTACCGGAACATGGATCCGTTGTACCTGCCACCGAATATCGAAAGCCTCACCGATATCATTGGATCGCCTGCCTGCCTGAAAGAAGTGCGGCAACAGGTGCTGCCCACCGAGACAGATGCAGAATTCACCAAAAATTTACTCATTAAAGTTCGCAGTTCCACAGAACTGGTGGATGCGAGCTACGACCACGCCGATCCCACCATCGCCAAAAAGGTGGTGGATGAAGTGATGAAACGTGGTCTGATGGAGTTCCAGCAATATCAGTCGGGGTTGATTGAACCAGCAATTGCGAAACGCAAAAACGAAATTGACCAGATTATGCTGGAAATGAAATTGCTGAAAAACCAGTATCAGCAGGAGTTGAGCAAGTTCAACATCACTGATTTTGATCTGGCGATGAACGATGAAGTGAACAAGTTACGCACGATGGAAATTGATCTGGCAGAACTGCAGCAGGAAGAAAAACGCTTGAAGGACGGTATTGCTCTGCTGATCAAACGTGCGGATGACCCGATTCCTGAAAATGAGAAACAGGATCTGGAATCGAAATTACGAGATATTGACCGCAAGCAGGGCGAAATCAGCCTGACATTGAATTTATCTCAGGTGGAAGAAGCCAAAAAACAGTTGGAAATTTTGAAGCCACAAGTCCAACAATACCAGGATCTGTTCAAAAGATCGATCATCACGCGTACTGAACTGAATGAACTCCTGACCCGCGTCGCCACAGCAGAATCCCGCCTGCAAAATGGCAACATGCTGGAAGAACAGCTCAAACAATTGCAAAAAGAGCGGGAATCGATCAAGAACGATCCCAAAGCATACAGCCCCAGTGAAATTGCCCGCCTGCGAAAACTGGCTGAAATGCGTACCGATTATGATCTGTTGCCAGGGAAAATTACCGCCAAAGAAGCGGTAGTGAAGCAACAACAAGTGAAAGTGAACGATCTCCGTAAACTTGAATCAGCAATTGTGGCGAAATACCCACTGGAGATGCGGTCGCTGGAACAACGGAAGATTGATCTGGAACGCACCTTGAATCAATATCAATCGAATTCCAACCCCAACCGCAATGACCTGAAGATTTATGCTGCGGCGGATGCGGGCAGTGCACCATTTTCTTCAAATACCTTGCGTCTCGTTGCAGGTGTGGTGGGGCTGTCATTAATTTTACTGCTTTGCTATATTGCAATATTCGCATTACCGCAAGTAATGCCAAGTCGCGTTGCACCCCCGCCTCGCAGTGGGGCACTGGTAACGATCGTGCCCGTGGAAGTGCCACCTGCACCCAGTTTGCAAAGTACACAAGTGCCGGAAGCACAGCCAGTTACGTATCAACAGCCGTCTACAAGCCATATTCCGACCGCACCAGGTTTTCTGCCCCCAGTGGCATCGGAAAATCGGACACCACCTCCAACCCAGGAAGTGGATTTGACCTACCCTGCAACCACACTGAATATCCCCGCACCCGACCTGCAGGTTGCACGTCCGGTAGTTGCAGAGCAATCGGACAGCAATATTAACCTTAACATCCCAGGAATGGATTTGAATCTACCCGATATCAGCCATTCCAGTGCAATGCCGATGCTGCAACTTTCCGATCTGACGCAGCAAACCGCAGCGAAACCAGCCAAACCGAACCACACTCCCCAACCACAAATACGTCCGCCCATGCCAGGCGGCAGTGGCAGTAAGGTAATTCCCAGCCAGGCGTTGAACTTTCTGGCCGAACGGATCCACCAACGTGGGATTTCCGAAGGTGGCATTGTGCTGTTCACGCCCATCAATCACGGGCATTCGCTGGACAAAATGCTTCGGGATTTAGGAAATACATTTACCCAAAACGGGCAACAGGTACTAATTTTTGATGCCAGTGGCGAATCAAGTTACCCAACGTGGGCCACTGGCTCGCCGATCCTGTCTCAACAGGCGATCAGCAACTATGTTTTAGGTAGGTCACAAGACATTGAACCTTGTTTTCAGCCGACAGACCAGCCAGCCGTGTTTTTTGCTCAGGCTTCGATCAATCATCTAATGTCGGGTGTGGAAACTGCCCACCGTTTTCAGCGTTTGCTGAATGAAATGCACGACAAGTTTGATATTGTGCTGATGCTATCCCCACCAATTTCTGCTAAAAACATTGATCCCTCTGTGTACACCACGCTGGCAGAAGGGATCGTGGTGATTACGGAACGGGATGCCACAATGAAAGAAAATGCACCATGGTTTGAATCCTTACGGAAGCAATCCACACCCGTTTTGGGAACTTTGTCACTTCCAAAAATTACTTCTGCCTAAAATCAGTTCCAGATGACCTATCCTTGAGAAGTTGTAACACAGGATCTGACCCCCCATCTGGCTATGAACCGTTTTGATGATGATTTACTGATCAGCTATCTGGCAGATTGTTTATCTGCCGAGGATCGCCGCGCGGTAGAACAGCGACTGAAAACGGACGCAGAATTCGCTGAACGGTGCATCGTTTTTTCCCGAAATGAAGCCATTATTGCGGAGTGGCAACGCACCCAGGGTGGGCAATCCCACACTTTCCAGGTGGGCAAATTTTCTCATCGCCTGCAGCGTCGGACTGCGCCCGCATTGGGAGCCATTTCCGCAGCGATTGTGCTGGGTCTATGTATTTACCTGTTTGCATTCAATCCCAAACAGACTACGACAGATTCTGTGGTAGAAGTGGCCCCCACGCCAATTGCGACCGTGGAAGAACTTTTTGGTGAAGCATTTGTCGTAAACGACGATGGCACTGAGAGTTCCGTTCACGTCGGCAGTTCGATTCTGTCTGGTCAGGCTTTTCGCACCGATGAGATCAGTGGTGCCGTGTTGCTTTTCCCGAACCACCGACGGGTGGAGATTGGCACTGAAACATCGGTACGATTAATCAAGCGTCTGAATGATGCTGAACTACAAGTTTACTACGGGATGATTTTCGGTACCGAAGCGGACAATTCACAAGATCCATTACGAGTAACAACGCCCACTGCCGTCCTGGATGTGGCGGGGTCGTTCGTTTCTGCAATTGATGCCAACCACACCAGCGTGGAGGCGGGTAGTGGTAACGTACAGATGACGGAATTGAGCAGTGGCCACAAAATTGACATTCCTACAGGAAAATTTGCGGTCACCAGACGCACCAATCAGCGGAAAACAACTTACGAAGCCTCCCCACCGAAAATTACCCAGCCAGAACGGATCATCTCGCATCCAAAAATGGCAGTGCGACGAATCTCAATCCACCCCAACGAACCCATGCTGGCATCGCTGATGTGGGACAGTAAATTAAAATTCTTTCATCTCGATCAGCCACAGGATCTGCGTGAAATTACGGTTCCGAACCAGAAGAATCTGAATTATTTGCAGTTTTCGCCCACGGGCGATCAGATTGCGGTGGCAGGAAATGAGAAATTTGTCACAATTATGGATCGCACTTCTGGTCTGCAGACCGCAACCAGCGAAAAATACAAAACCGACATCCATGCATTTGCTTATTCACCTGACGCACGCCAACTGGCTGTGGGCAGCTGGCTCAAGAACAATCTGTACGGCATTCGCTTTCTGAATGCCCAGACAGCCGCCCCCATTCAATCGGTTTCGTTGGGTAGTAGTGCCCTGGATCAGATTGAATACAGTCCCAACGGGCGGTATTTTGCCACTTCGGAGCGTAATGGCCAAGTGAAACTGTGGGCAAGTGCCGACCGTACGGCGTTTGCGGTGCCTGCCAAACATGGTGATGGCCGAACCATCATTGATTTCAGCCCCGAAAGTGACCTGCTTGTCTCTGCGGGGCGGGATCGAACACTATCAATCTGGTCAATCGCCGACCACCGCAACGTTTTTACCAGTGATGTTCTCCCACACGAGGTGCACGCCCTGAAAATATCTCCCAACGGGTTGCAAATGGCAGTCGCCATGGGCCCATTTGTGTGGGTGTACGACCTTCGAACTATGACCGTTCTGTGCAATTATGTGCTGCACCGCTACAAAGTGACCGATGTTGCCTTTTCACCCGATGGTAAACTGGTCATCAGTTCTGGCACTGATGGCAGGATCTGCCTGTGGGCTGCCCCACCTGCGAACGCACTGCCACCTGAGTTGTAGTTGAATCAAAACCCTAATCCTGCAGTACCTTGTCTTCTACTTTGTCAATGCTGGCTAATTTGTGCCTCAATGTGGTGCGGGAAATCCCAAGTATTTCCGCCGCACTGACCTGATTGCCATCGACATGATCCAGCACAATCGAAAGCACGGTACGGTCGAACATGTTGAGCAGGTGGCGGTAAATATCCGACTGACCCGCCTGTAGGAGACGTTTGGTTTCCTGAACTAGGTGGCTGGAATCGTATTCGCTTTCCGGTTGATCCGGAAACCCCCGAATCAGAGCGGGCAGGCATTCCACCGTGATCATGCTGCCAACAGCCTGCACGGCACCATAACGGATAGCCCCCTGCAATTCACGCACGTTACCAGGCCAGTCCCAGTTGAACAGTGCCTGTAAGGCATCATCGGCAATGCTTTTGATCGATTTTCCCAGTTTTTCGTTCGACAGCTTGATGAAGTGATCTACCAGTGGGCGGATATCACTTTTCCGTTCCCGCAGTGGTGGGAGCGTAATGGTGAATCCGTTGAGGCGATAAAGCAGATCCTGTCGAAATTTCCCTTCCTGAGCTTTTTCCTGCAGATCATGGTTGGTAGCAGCAATCACGCGGGTATCGGTAAAAATCTGAGTGTTGCCGCCCACCCGCTCAAACTGGAAATCCTGCAGTACCCGCAACACTTTCGCCTGCGT is part of the Zavarzinella sp. genome and harbors:
- a CDS encoding FecR domain-containing protein, which translates into the protein MNRFDDDLLISYLADCLSAEDRRAVEQRLKTDAEFAERCIVFSRNEAIIAEWQRTQGGQSHTFQVGKFSHRLQRRTAPALGAISAAIVLGLCIYLFAFNPKQTTTDSVVEVAPTPIATVEELFGEAFVVNDDGTESSVHVGSSILSGQAFRTDEISGAVLLFPNHRRVEIGTETSVRLIKRLNDAELQVYYGMIFGTEADNSQDPLRVTTPTAVLDVAGSFVSAIDANHTSVEAGSGNVQMTELSSGHKIDIPTGKFAVTRRTNQRKTTYEASPPKITQPERIISHPKMAVRRISIHPNEPMLASLMWDSKLKFFHLDQPQDLREITVPNQKNLNYLQFSPTGDQIAVAGNEKFVTIMDRTSGLQTATSEKYKTDIHAFAYSPDARQLAVGSWLKNNLYGIRFLNAQTAAPIQSVSLGSSALDQIEYSPNGRYFATSERNGQVKLWASADRTAFAVPAKHGDGRTIIDFSPESDLLVSAGRDRTLSIWSIADHRNVFTSDVLPHEVHALKISPNGLQMAVAMGPFVWVYDLRTMTVLCNYVLHRYKVTDVAFSPDGKLVISSGTDGRICLWAAPPANALPPEL